The genomic stretch CCGCTCATTCTAGAGTTATTGAAAGCTTCGCTGCAAGTAGGAGTGCCCAATATTGAGCGAGTTTGGATTCCGAAAAATGTATAGTAGCAGAATTAACGGTGTCCCCGTTCACACTACATGTATTTATAGAGCAACCGCAGCGCAATACTCACATCTCAGATCTACAGAATCACAGTCTTTCTCTAACCAAAACATTTGAAAAGATCAAGTGACCATGGGCCTGAAACAACTGCAGCACGGGGAGTATACCATTGGGTGGATCTGTGCGCTACCACTTGagcaaacagcagcaatgTACATGCTTGATGAGAGGCATAAAGATCTCCAGAACCCGTTGAGTGATGAAAATACCTACACCCTTGGAAGAATTGGAGGACACAATATTGTTATTGTCGGCTTACCCAAGGGCAGAATTGGTACCAATGACTCAGCAGCGGTTATCACTAGAATGGCATCTACTTTTCCCAACATCAAGTTCGGTATGATGGTAGGAGTTGGGGGAGGTATTCCTGAGAAAACACGACTTGGAGATGTGGTCatttgctctgctctcggTACAAATGCTGGTGTTGTTCAGCATGATATGGGCACTCGTGCTGGTGGTCAATTTGAAACAAGAGGGTTTCTCAGTGGCCCACCGACAGCTGTGCTTACAGCTTTGGCAAAGTTCCAAGCTGACCCACTGACTCCAGGCCAGATGCGCAGTCATCTGGATGATATGGCAACAATGCCTTACGTTGATGAAAGCTATCTGAAGTCGGATTCCCTCAAAGATGTTTTATTTGAGTCTGATTACAGCCATGTGGACGTGGGCGGAGATTGCCGCAACTGCGATAAGAAGAGGGTAAAGGCAAGGGCACCCAGACGTGCCGATTTTAAGATTCACTACGGATTGATCGCATCAGGCAATACAAAGGTCAAAGATGCCAAACTTCGAGACGAACTCTGCAAGAGGTATAAAAACAATCTCTATTGTATAGAGATGGAGGCCGCAGGACTTATGAACAATTTTCCCTGTGTTGTCATTCGAGGGATATGCGACTACGCAGACTCGCACGCAGGCAAAGAATGGCAAAACTATGCCGCTgcagttgcagcagcatgtaCAAAAACACTCTTGGGAGTGGTCCCTGAGCGCGAAGTCCGCAGGCTCCAGTCGGTACAAGGTAAGGTCTGGTGGTTTTAAAGGACATCACTCTACTATCGATCTGATGCTAAGATGAATTACTTCATTCAGATACAGTCGCCTCTAGCAGTATTAGGACACCAAGAGAATATGGCATGCAATATCACGCGACCAGTTCTCCTCCGCTCGGTACGTCGTTATTTGCATAACCTATCTGACTTTTACTGATGTTTTCATGGTTTTGGCAGTCACTGGGGAACCTGAGGAACCTGAGGAAcctgcagcatctgctcctcaTATGATCGAATGGCCAGGCGCAAATTACCGCAGCAATCTTCTAGGCACGGCTAATTCAGAGCCTAGAGGAAAACAGGCTACTGAACAGAGAATACCCGCCAATCATGGTCAGCCAGAAGATATTGCTGGGGTTCGACGTACGAACTCAGAGAGGGTTGTAACACAGCCTGTCTTCCTTACAAAAGAAGACCGAGTTCATACTTTCCCCAACACGGATCCTGAAGCTTTCTTCAATGCAGTTGAGAAAGGAGATATCCCCACGATCCAAAGAGAGCTAAAGAACGGTACCAGTTTGGAGATAACTGATGAGTTTGGTCGTACACCTCTGTGGCTTGCCGTGGGCATTGGGAAACGCAATGTTATCCAAATACTTCTTGAGAAGGGTGCGAACGTTGAGGCGAAAAACTTTCACGGGCAGAATATCCTAGAATGGGCGCTGAACAAAGGCAAGCATGATATCGTTAATATGGTTATTGCGATAGGCGACGGGGAGTAATTTCAGCCATGTCGGAAATGCTCATGGGGAATCAATTGGACAAACAATAGTCTATGTAAGCGCGGTATGAAGAGAAACAATAGGCACAATCCCTTATACCAAATCCACTGTTCTGTACTCTGTCGCCGAGACTATTACATTCGGGAGGGTCCGCGTCTCTTGAAGCCAGTGTGATGCATAAATAGATGCCGCTCCAATATAGCTGCTTCCTCGCGTGGCGGAGGACGAGAGGTTTGTGGATACATATACGGCTCCATCAAAGGACGACTTTAGGGGTTTATGCACGTGAAGTTTGTGGGATGAGGAGGGGGCTGGTAAATGCTACTCTATTACGGAAAGCCCTGTCAACCTTCATTTCTGGCCACTCGGTGTGAGACCGGGCTCCCTGCTGGCACGTACAACCTGATTAGTCCCATTAAGTGCTTCCCACACCACCCGTTTTTTGAGCAGCAATAAGCATGCGGTTTATGATCAATAGAAATGAGAAAATTGACCGAATATTAATTCTGTACCTAAATGAAAGGAAGGAAGATGggtgaaaagaaaggaataGGTGCATTCCAGCTAACGCAATTGTGCGTTGGTGGTAGCAAAAGATGATAAGGTCCATGGAAGACGGCAATGTAACTTTCGAACGCTAAGTCGCAAATAAGTTACCAACATGTAACATAGAAGGATGATGCAAGGGCGGCAGCACATGGTATTTTGTACCGACATAGCATCGAGCGACCATTCACAGCACCGAATTATAAGAGCCGCATGTCTTGGCTGCGACACGCTGCCTGCCTTGATGACGTGTGCTTTGCAAGAGCATTGGATAGAGAATATCCACTGCTTTATCTGCCAATGACATCGAATGTGCGGTGGCCGTGGCATTCGGTCATTGCATGGAGTCAATGCTTTCGACTGGTCGAAAGCGAGGGCAAGTGGCTTGCAGTTTGCATTGTTACACAAAGAGCTGGCAGCGTTTGAATGGTCCGATGTTGGCACCGCGGGGTTGCATGACTCATATATGTCATTTGAATACAAGTTGCAGCATGAGAAAAGGTACCAGCATGCTGATGACCATGTCACCGAATATGAGTATCGCGATCAGCCATTAGGCCCAACTACTTTTCATGCCCAAGACTTCGAAGTCTAGCCAGATACACATGCATGTACATTTAATATACATTGGCTGGAATAACTGCGGCTACATGATGGAAAGCAGGGCGACTTCTCGATAGATAGATGGTTGTACAATGTGTCTTACTCTTTCCGCACGTGAAACCTCAGCACTCAGTAAATGTCATTTTTGCTTGATCTCTTGAGAGCTTGTTATGTTCTAGTTTTCTCATTCTTAATACTACGACAGCTCCATTTGTTTCCATTGTTCCTCCCCGTGGGCAATCGCTAGGATCCGACTCCGAGATTAAACGTTTTCCAAATTTCGACACGGCCACTTGTGTGACAACGTCCGCGCCCTTTCATCCAAACCCCGCCTTTTAACGACCGAGTTACGAAGATGCAATACTGGAATGGTCTATAAAAATAGCGCAAGGGCCAAGAAACAATGGGTTCTGTAAATCGAAGAAAACGCGAAACGCCTAAGACCAAGGTCCTCGCAGAGTTGAACAAGTTGGTTGGGCTGAAAGAAGTCAAAGAGCAGTTCGATAACATAGAGGGCTGTGTCCGTATCTGCTCTCTCCAAGGAACGAACCCCCGAACAGAGCGATGGCATACTGTTTTCCAAGGAAATCCTGGAACAGGTAAGCTTTCGTTCTGCCATCTTCCGTGAGAGCAAATTACTCACAGAGTCTTGACAGGAAAAACTACAGTGGCCAGACTATATGCTAGATTCTTACGGTGCATCGATATTGTAAAATCCAAAACATATAAAGAAACATCTGGTGCACAGCTAGTATGCATGGGGCCGAAAGAAGTCAAGGAGTTGTTCAACGTATCTGGGGGTAACCCACTTCAGAGTCTGTTGGGAACAAGAGTTCAACAGCCGTCTcgtgacgacgatgacgaagacgattaTTCAAATGATCCTACAGCATTTGTCCGCGCGACTTCTTCCCTCGAACCTGGCTGTTTAAAAGATGGCGGAGTTTTGTTTGTGGACGAGGCCTACCAGCTAACTGCTCCACATGTGCCCAACTCCGGTCGTCAAGTTCTCGATATTATTCTTACAGAGATTGAGAACAATGTTGGAAACTTGGTTGTAATTTTTGCGGGATATAAAGAAGAGCTCGAATCCTTCTTTGGACATAACCCTGGGTTAAAAAGCCGAATCCCTCACACTCTTCAGTTTGCCGACTTTACTGACCAAGAGCTCTTACAAACTCTCGTCAGTCAAATTGAAAGGAAATACAAAGGCAAGATGAGAGTCGAGGATGGAATGCATGGAAAATACATGCGCGTGGCTATCCGTCGATTAGCTTGCAGccgagggaaaaaaggattCGGTAACGCCCGCGCTGTGGAAAATGTATTGCTCAAAATTTGGCAACGCCAAGCCAAGCGACTTTATAAGCGCAAAAATATGGCGAACAACGAAGTCTTTACCTTCACGAAGGAAGATATTTTAGGACCAAACCCTGCAGATGTTAGATTGACAAGCTCGGCTTGGGCAAAGCTTCAACAGCTCACCGGACTGGAAGAGGTGAAGAAATCGATTAATAACATGTTTGAAGCACTTGAGATGAACTATCGACGAGAAATGGCCGAGTTGGCGCCTTTGAGCTTCTCTTTGAATCGAATATTTGTCGGGTCACCGGGCACTGGTAAAACAACTGTGGCCAAGTTGTACGGGCAGATACTGGTCGATTTGGGCTTCCTCAGCAATGGCGAGGGTGCGTATACATACCTCTCCGGTCTCTTGTATCTTCTTTCTACTGATGAAATACCTGTATGACTAACATACGAAAAGTGGTTACAAAGAATCCTGCAGACTTTATAGGCGAGGCTGTCGGGAAATCGGAAGCACAGACGAAATCCATACTTTCGGCAACAGTCGGGAAGGTGTTGATCATCGATGAAGCTTATATGCTAGATCCTGGCGAAGCTAATCGCGGCGATTCATACCGAGGCGCTGTGCTCGACACACTTGTTGCCGAAGTACAAAGCGTTCCTGGAGAAGACCGCTGCGTGATCCTGCTTGGCTACGAAGAAAGACTGATGGAGATGTTCCGTAATGCCAACCCCGGGCTCTCGGGGAGGTTTGCCGCCGACAAACCATTTCGTTTCAAAGACTTCAACGACGCTCAACTCTGGGAAATATTGCAGCGGAAACTAGGGTCTCGAAACTTGAAATCAACACCAGAAGGCTTGAGAGCCGCCTTGGAAGTCTTGAACCGAGCCCGAATGCGACAGGATTTTAGCAATGGGAGAGAAGTtgacaatctcatctcagctGCCATGGAAAATAGCTTGCAAAGGCAGTCAAAGGCAGCCGCATCTAACTATGGCCATGACATGATCCTAAGCCAAGAGGATTTCGACCCGAACCATGGCCGTGCACAACACGCATCTGCTAATTGTAGAGCTGTTCTACAAAACAAAGTATCGAACAATGTTATATTCCAACTGGAGCAGTATCAAAACTTACTTCAAGTAACAAAGTCACGGAGACTTGGTATTACGCCGGTCGTCCCAAAATCCTTTATCTTTAAAGGGCCCTCAGGTTCGTGCCTTGGCCATTTACAAGTGGATATGCCCTTGCTATTGAGATGAGCTAGATGCTGACCGTAATAGGTACCGGAAAGACTACAGTTGCTCGCTATATGAATACCTTATTGTACGATCTAGGAGTTCTGTCTACCGACAAGATATTTGTTGAGTGCTCAGCGGCAGATTTCATTGGTGAACATGTGGGCCACACTGCTCCCAAGACTAGATCACAGTTTATGAAAGGTCTCGGGGGCGTTCTGTATATCGACAACGCCCACCAGCTTATGGAAGGTGGATACGCTACCGAAGCAATCAACGAGCTCGTTCGACTTCTACAAAAGCATAGTCAGAATATCGTTATGATCTTGGCGGGTCCATCTCACGAAATTGAAGCACTCATTGCTAAAGCGCATGGCATCGGCGGCTCTGTATTCAAAGAAATCACCTTCGAAAAACTCACCGCTTCAGAATGCCTGGTCCTCCTCAAACGACTACTAGCAGAAAATGGagttagcagcagcatctttggCGATCAAATTGTGAATTACTTCGTGAACCAGTTCGAAATACTTTGCAGCATTAGCCATTGGAGAAACGCTAATGACGTACGATCGTTATCAGATTGGATGGTAACAGATGTTCTCACGAATATTATACCTGCTGGTCAAATGGGAAGTGGATTGTATCTCTCGGTGGAACGGGCGAATTACTTTTTCCACAAGATGTTCCAGATGAAGTTTTCCATGCAAATGAACGATTCGAACAACATAATGGAAGCTTTCCGCCAAACAGAGTCGGCTCAAATGTCAATCAGCTACCATATGTCAGAGAACAAGCCACAAGCATGTTTCAACGAGCAAGCGACATGCATGCAGACTGACAAAGTAGAAGAGACTCCTATTGTTAAAGAGGAGGAATACTGTGCATATGACGAGCAGGTGAACAAAGTCAAGTCTGTACAGCAAGCTTTGCAGTCCATTGGCCAATGCGAGGCGGGATTTGATTGGGTCAGAGAGGGAAGTGGCTATAGATGTAAGGGCGGGAGCCACTACGTGTCTGACAGCCAAGTTCAGGCGTATACGTCGTGATCTTTAAATAGGAACGAGGTTTTAGGTAggatttttctttatatacCAGCTTGTGACTACCTTGTATGGCGATTAATGTAGATATTTGTCAGTCATAAAGCAATCAATTCGACTTTTGTGGTCTTATACTACCAGTAGATTACTTTTAAGTGATCTCGAGGGGAATCTGCTAAAATTATGATAAATGCTATTTCATAACTAAGAACGAGTGACTAAACTCTTATGCCCAGAAAAGTTGTCCTGAATTCcctggaaaaagaagctaGCCTTTGTATTGTCCGTCATCAGCTAGTCTCTCGACATAAAGAGACATTGCGCAAGTTTGAGGAAGCTACCTACGACTCTACGCCGCTAATATCGCATTACTATGTAATAAGAACTATTTTTGCCTCGGAAGACTAATTAAGCAAGATTCAGGAACGTCATCACTCATATTGTCGGAAGAGACCCTTATAAGCATAGTAACCTCGCTCAGTAAGGGCGGGCCTGTTGTTTATTTCAACACATATTTTATCGTACAGGCGGTATTTGGCAACTGAAATACTTTATCTACGCCGTAGTTTATCTGGGATAAGAAATACTACATCGCTCAAGTCCTTGACAGACTGAATAAAGGCTAAGCTAATAGGTCCTGTAGATTTAGAACAATATACATATTAATGCACCTGCAAATGGAACCCACAACATTGTGTCACGGAATATAGTCTTTTGGAACCATGATATAACCGAAATTGGCCAATTGTATATATTATCCAGCCTTTTAATTCTGTTATATACATATACTGGACATTCAGCCTTTCACCTTCGCTTTTGATACTCGCCAGTAAACGTTTTACTGTGCGGCGCAGAGAGCCTGAACGGCAGGGAGAACCTGGTCTATAAGTAAAGAGAGTCAGTATTGGTAGGGATAATTATGTTTCACGTCTCTTGAACTTAAAAGATATATGCGTACTGATAGCAACATCGGCACCACAAGCAGTAATTACACATGAAGTAGAAGCCGCCTCGATGGCATCAAAATTTGCGCTTTCGCAAACGCATGCCAAGTCAGTGTCTGAGCAGGTAGTCTGACTCGCAATTGCGCTTTCGATGCAAGGAACAGCGCATGCGGGGATGTCAGCAACGGTCTGGCCGTAGACGGCGGCAACAAAGGTagcaagagcaagagtgAACTTCATTTTGGAGAGTGGATAGGATAGACTTTAAAGACGAGAACAGCCGTTTCGTAGTTGCAGGTATAAGTGTTTGAAGATCTTTGTCAACGAATTGTGGGATGAACTCGAAGGCAGGCAGCACTTGGCTTTATAGTTCATAGGCAAGGCAGAATGCCGAGGGTGATTCCTTTCTGTAAGCATGTgctttctcatctttggccaTCTCAGTATATTCTCAACGCAATTATATTTCTCCCCCCGCATTTGAATCGAATTACATATATCCCCGCATTCTGAAGTCGTATCCTCAATCGTTATTCATGCACCCCAGACGGACATGAAGACTGAAGCGGTAAGACTCACGGGAACTCGATCTCTTTTGAACTGTAGGGGTCATGAATTATTCCTCAAAGTAACGCTCTCCGCATTCCTACTATTATTTCCGTTAGGTAATTTGGGTGCCATCAACGGCCACCGGTATCCACGTCATGCTAGCCAGGTCATCTATCCGTCGGGCCGTCGCTGCTGAAGATCTTTCGTACGAGAGCGGGAGAGATCTGATGTCTACGATATTTTTGTCAGGCGACTAGTTCAATCTAGGAATAGAAAATACGTATACAGCTGACTTGATGCTCTTCTCGAATACTCAAATCGCTGTAGATATTCAAGGCTAAGATTATGATGGATATATCGTTACCCAAACATTTGGGAGCTGTTTTAAGGCTACTCTTTACCTGTTGACTCGAGATCCGAGCGGGGCAATGCCAAGCAAGACGGACGTCGGCAGTTACTTGATGATCCCTGACACGTGAAACAGAATTTTGTTGAAAACATTATAATATCGACTTATAAAAAAGCAGCCTAAGTCTAACCCCGCTCGCTTCACAATTGCGACCTTCCTGATCAATGCCAATAGTGAGGCAACAAGGCGACGTTGGAGGGTCACACTCGCTGCTTGCATTCCGGCTTAGCCGCTTCAATATGTATTTGGCTTATGCTTGATGTCAATGACGGAACATGGAAAGCGAAATCTAAGCATCTACTCCTCGTAGTGTTCCTTTTGCGAATTGGTAATGAAAGACGTATAATGAATTACATCTATCCATGTACTTTATCATCACTTATGCTCGTTAATAATAGCGGAAGTCTCTATACACGGGTTCCACAATGACCGGCCGGTCGCCCGAATGAGAACGAAAAGTTATAGTAGTACATGCCGCATGATGCTATTCGTTTTCAGGCTATTATGACACGTCGCGTATTTCCGCCAGGACCTGTCTATCGTCGCTTTCTTGATCAAGCCCCTCGTGTATGTGTTCTGTTGATCTACTCCATTTTGGTATAGAAGCATAAATCCAGCTTAAAATAACGTTGAGAGGCTCACCGTCTTTGTTCCATTGCTAAACAATGCAGTAATAATCTGCGACATGATTCGTCCATTCAAGAGCAGCTTTTAGCATGTCCACCAACATATATTCGCTCTCCGCCCGTCTATGAATCTAGATATTCTGCTTCCAAGTAGGCAGGAAAAGGTCCAAAACAAGCCGAAATATGCAACTATTAACCCAAAGGTGGTAACTATTGGCACGACTTAATTTAGTATAAATGGAAATCTCGGGTGTTTATCAACTCTTTCATGACCTTCAAGACGCGACAAGTGTGTCTAGGAACAGCTGCACAACTCCCATTTTCAGAATGCCACATATAATAATAACACCAAGCCCGCATCAGGATAAACTGACGACAAAATATTACTCTTTCGAATTAACAAGCCATGAATGTTCACAAGTCTTCTATCTCTCAACACTCGGCTTTATCCTACTGAGAAGCAAAATGGCCTATGAGAGGCCCACGACCTCGTAGTTCCAGTTGCAGGTGGCGTTGGAACTCTGCGTCGTTACCTGCTTCGTGCCCGTGGCCGATGCAACCACAGAGCCAGCGCTATTCACGATTTGGATATATTGTCCCCCACCAACGCTCAGCCCAGGCACAGCGCGATAATTGAGCCCAGCAGTGCCAGTGAAGCTGCCAATCAGCCCGTTATTGCTGAACACTTTGATCGTGTAGTCACTTGAGGGCAGAAGCACAGCAAAGTTAACCGTGTCTTGGGCCTGTTCGGAGTTTGCAATCGTGGATGAGCAGCTGGCGCTGGTCAGCAGGGTACGATACCATAATGAACCCACGGGAGCCGATCCGGGAGGCAGAATCTGGCTGCCGCTGGTAGCTGTGCCGCTTTTGTATGCTTTAATGAAGGGCGACACTAGCTGTTGCCAACCTGTATGATCGAACCCGTTGGCGTAGTCTCCAATATTCGTGCCATCGATTTGTTGCTGGAAGAAATTGCCTATATAATGCCCTTCTCCTGCGTCATTCCAGGTGATTAGCTCTACCAAGTCTGGCTGCAAATCCAACACTTGTTCGAATCGCTGTGGCAAGTTGACTTCTCCAATGCGGTACCAGTCTTGGTTTGCACCTTGATATTTGAACTGGAAACTTGATAAAGCTATATAACAAGTGTCTCGTTAGCACTTGTActgaaaagatgaagaagagagtgtgCAAAGAGGATTCTTACGCATCAGATAAACTTTACCAGCGGCCCGCGCTTGCTGGAGCAGGTTCTGATCAACACTATCGGAAACATTGGATTTGCCGGTGTTTGTAGCAGGCCACGCAGACTCCCAGCTGAAGACGCCATCGGCAACAGTATAAGTTGAAAAGAAGTTATTCGGCCAGCCGCTCCAGTCGCCAAAGTTGGGAATAAAGTACGGGTTAATGCCTTGGGCCTGTAGTGGCTGCTTAAAGCCTGAGAGCCAGTCAGAGTTTGCAATGAAGCCACCATCATAGGTGCTAACGAGAGGCCTGCCGGAGACGGTGTAATATGAAGGGCGAGAAATATAGTTGAGCAGAAATGATGGGATCTGAGATGGAGCAATGGTGGTTTGCCAACTCATGTCAAACGACATAAATAGCTTAAAGCCATTTTGGTCAGCTGCATCGAACAAGTATCCCAATGCTTCTAGAGCCCAGGAATCCGTGATGTCGTGGGTGTTGAGCGCAAAAGCATCAAACCCTACTGCCTTTGCGTCTGTAATATCCTGCACAGCGTCTGTTGCGTTCATAGATCCGACCATGTAGTGGGCAAAtctattatttaattagttCAGTACGCACAGGTTGACTTGTATTTGCAGCGACGCTCAAAACAGGGCTTCTTACACCGCTCTCGGCACTGTAGTTGATGTTGGTCCAGAGCCACTCGACTTTGTAGAACTTGCTTTAGTTGTCGTGTGCgcagatgatgaagttgaagacgTTGGAGGGGTAGAAGTAACCGGAGTTCCCGTTCCTTTGCTGACCTGGAATTACAGTTAGATGTcggtttcttttctcaaaGTAAGATCCAGCTTTCTTACCAGCGAAGCCGTAGAGTATCCGGAGGGAACAGAGGTTGCGCAAATACCGGCAACTGATCCCCCATTAACAAAGGCTCCAGTTAACCCGACCTCGCAGCAGAACCCATTCCCAAAACTTCCCGTCCATAACGACCACGCGACGTCTGCACAACTTGGCGCACCTTCAACACTGCCTCGGCAATTACTTGCTAGAAATTGTGAATAATTATCAGCGGATGTATTTCAGACTGGAAACCCAGTATTCGCTTACTTGAAGGACAGCAGGCTTCCACTTCACCATTCCCGGTGGCTTGGCAGTTTGACGTCGAAGGGCAGCAAGACCCGTTGCCGCAAGATTTGGCGTTGGCAGGACATGATGCCGACTGCAGTGACCAACCTTGGCCTGCCACCGCTCGGGGCTGTAGAGGCGGAACCGCCGTCGAAAGAGCCGAAGACGCAAGACTTCCGAAAATAACAAAGGAACGTAGCGCCCCCATGGTGCCAAGAGAACGCTAGACAGCGAAGCAAACGATTGACAGACAAGTGCTCCTAATAGACGACGTCGTCTGCGAGTTAAATGTATCGACTTTAGAAGAAAGCGAAAGGATGAGTATATATACTCAACTCGGCACATCTTGTGCAGCCGTGCCAAAACATCTCGGCCAAATGGACTAGATTTGCTCCGTGATTTAACTTGATTCTACCACAGCAACCTCGTATCATCGTGGGATGACGGTAAAATTCTTGCATCCTTCCATATTTAACCCTAGGCGATAAAGTCTTAGCATCGGCCTCGCTAAGGGGCTCCTTTATCAACATGAAGAAGACCCCTGGCTGCTTCACCCCGCATTTTTCAACTCCCATGCGGGAAATCGGCCCGCTCGCAATGGAAATACCCCATGAGTTCTAGTTCCGGCTTTTCGCGTCTTGTATTCGTCTCGCGAAGCCCTATTTCGTTTTTGTTAAGCCTAGTTTACTAGGCTCTCGAATAGTATCATGCTTCGGAATATAGTTAAGCTTAATATACGTGGCTCTTGAATATCATGCCTTGGTGTACAGTTGCAAGAGCTTGCTCGAGTCTACCTCACAAGGGCTCCATTAGTTTAGGCTTCCAGTTTCGACGCGTATATGCATGTGTACAGTTTTACGGTTCAGCGATTCTAACGAAACTTCATGTTACGTCAAACACCCTAACCAAAAGAAAGTGATTACTTGCACTGCACCACGAGGTTCAGGGGGCTATTTAGAATCAACGTGCAAATAAATTCGTAGCGTTCAGATCATAACTATATGCTCAATACAAAGTTTCCCAAAATATAATCCCACTCAAGCGCAATTTATAGCTTCGTCCTCACTTAATCATCGAATGTTCCCCTCATCGGAATCTCCTCATCGTACTtgccctcttccttcttcatatGCTTGTCAAAGCTCTGTGTCGACATCTGCACCTTGTTAAACAGCGTTTTATCCAAAACTGGAGCTGCAGGCGGCAGCTGGCCCTTGGCACGAGCGATATCCGCTTGCTTGGTGTAGTTGTGCAGTGCCAGGCTTGATGCAATCTGGAAGGCGTTCCTGATCTGTCGACCATTCCAGCAACCGGTGGATCGAGCGAGATCCTCGTAATGTTTCGCAGCAAATTCAAGGATCTCGTCGTCTTTGATGATCATTGAGGGCTCACCAGTCATCTTCTGTCGCTCAGACTCCATCACTCTGAGCTTGGCGACGTTAAGACGGAAGATCTCAGTTGTCTGAGTCTTATCGAGAGGGGGGGTAGTACAGAGACAGGTGGATTCGTGACTTGAACGCCTCATCAATAGTACCCACACGGTTGGTTGTCAAGAACAAGAGACCGTTGTAGTACTCAAGGACACGGAGGAACACAGACACAAGCGCATTTCGCTTCATGTCGAGCTTGGATCGTTGCGAAAGGAAAACATCTGCCTCATCAAGAAGGAGCACGCAGTCCCACAAGTGCGCAAGGCGGAAGACATTCTTCAGAGAAGATTCAACCTCGTGAGGCGAGAGACCAAGATCACCGCACGTAATCACAAACAGCGGCTTCTTGTTCTCCATAGCGACGGCTTCAGCAGTCGCAGTCTTACCCACACCGGGCACACCGTGCAGTAGAACGACCAGACCACGGCCCTTGCCCTGGATCAGATCCTGTCCTGGGCCTTCTGTGGCAGCGTCAACATATCgccgctccagctccttcttcCGGAAGTGAGACATGACTAGACTGCGGACAACATCCTTGTAGTCGCCATGAATGCGGAGGTTCTCAAACACTCCAACCTCGCGCTTGATAGGTTTGAGGAGGTTCAAGTCGACAGGCATGAAGCGACGCTCACGTAGGGCATACGCAAACATACGCTTGGGGAGCAAGACAAGATCCTCATCGCGTAGCTTCTGAGCCTGCGCGTTTGCCTCAAAGTTTCGAGATCCCCTAAGGCGGTTGCGCAAAAAGGTATCAACGGCGAGATTGTCTCGGCGCTGGCGGCTCTCGATGCCATCGGCCTTTTGGATAATCTCCTTTTGCACATATGACCTGTTCTGGCGGACGCCGTCAAACC from Trichoderma atroviride chromosome 3, complete sequence encodes the following:
- a CDS encoding uncharacterized protein (CAZy:GH71~SECRETED:SignalP(1-19)); amino-acid sequence: MGALRSFVIFGSLASSALSTAVPPLQPRAVAGQGWSLQSASCPANAKSCGNGSCCPSTSNCQATGNGEVEACCPSTSNCRGSVEGAPSCADVAWSLWTGSFGNGFCCEVGLTGAFVNGGSVAGICATSVPSGYSTASLVSKGTGTPVTSTPPTSSTSSSAHTTTKASSTKSSGSGPTSTTVPRAVFAHYMVGSMNATDAVQDITDAKAVGFDAFALNTHDITDSWALEALGYLFDAADQNGFKLFMSFDMSWQTTIAPSQIPSFLLNYISRPSYYTVSGRPLVSTYDGGFIANSDWLSGFKQPLQAQGINPYFIPNFGDWSGWPNNFFSTYTVADGVFSWESAWPATNTGKSNVSDSVDQNLLQQARAAGKVYLMPLSSFQFKYQGANQDWYRIGEVNLPQRFEQVLDLQPDLVELITWNDAGEGHYIGNFFQQQIDGTNIGDYANGFDHTGWQQLVSPFIKAYKSGTATSGSQILPPGSAPVGSLWYRTLLTSASCSSTIANSEQAQDTVNFAVLLPSSDYTIKVFSNNGLIGSFTGTAGLNYRAVPGLSVGGGQYIQIVNSAGSVVASATGTKQVTTQSSNATCNWNYEVVGLS
- a CDS encoding uncharacterized protein (EggNog:ENOG41), whose product is MESERQKMTGEPSMIIKDDEILEFAAKHYEDLARSTGCWNGRQIRNAFQIASSLALHNYTKQADIARAKGQLPPAAPVLDKTLFNKVQMSTQSFDKHMKKEEGKYDEEIPMRGTFDD